The following proteins come from a genomic window of Gimesia chilikensis:
- a CDS encoding CNNM domain-containing protein, translating to MIALIDTIAIWFPGALALLALICASGFFSGSETAIFYLSRAELRQFSKGKSSEQIVAALAADADRLLTAVLFWNLLINLSYFAVSGVIAKELADEGQPAAAGFFTVGSLLAIILFGEVLPKSLSIVFRKKIAIMVSWPLAFSIRVLDPVIPMLQNISRLMRRTFWPHIQKESYLHSEDLERAVDASGASEEVIRHERQILHNILDLSEILVEEAMRPRGTYLTFKMPLQLEDLTRITPNTDYIILRKQGVDSEEIDRIISLSELSSFSTSSLNKKSKRVIHVPWCSNLADVYTRFQAEECNFASVVDEYGETIGIVAFDDIIDTILSPEPSRARRILRRDPVREVESGVYHVEGITTLRYLCRKLQQEYEIADDGLLTVAGMFHEKLERIPEVGDVCDWQGYQLEVIEVRKLGHLVAELKPQPPGDSEEEED from the coding sequence ATGATCGCATTAATTGATACGATTGCAATCTGGTTTCCCGGAGCCTTGGCTCTGCTGGCTCTGATCTGTGCTTCCGGATTCTTTTCCGGTAGTGAGACTGCCATCTTCTATCTCTCCCGTGCTGAGCTTCGCCAGTTCAGCAAGGGAAAGTCCAGCGAACAGATTGTTGCTGCTCTGGCCGCCGATGCGGATCGCCTGTTGACGGCGGTTCTGTTCTGGAACCTGCTGATTAACCTGTCCTACTTTGCGGTCTCCGGTGTGATAGCCAAGGAATTAGCAGACGAGGGACAGCCTGCTGCAGCTGGATTTTTCACGGTGGGCAGCCTGCTGGCGATCATTCTGTTTGGAGAAGTGCTTCCCAAAAGTCTCTCGATTGTATTCCGCAAGAAAATTGCGATCATGGTCAGCTGGCCGCTGGCATTTTCGATACGCGTGCTGGATCCGGTGATCCCAATGTTACAGAATATCAGTCGTCTGATGCGGCGGACTTTCTGGCCGCATATTCAGAAAGAGTCATACCTGCATTCCGAGGACCTGGAACGTGCTGTCGATGCCTCGGGGGCGAGTGAGGAAGTGATTCGCCACGAGCGGCAGATCCTGCATAACATCCTGGACCTTTCGGAAATCCTCGTTGAAGAAGCGATGCGTCCCCGGGGGACCTATCTCACGTTCAAAATGCCTCTGCAACTGGAAGACCTGACCCGGATTACCCCCAATACCGATTACATCATCCTCCGCAAACAGGGGGTGGATTCAGAAGAGATCGATCGCATTATTTCCTTGTCCGAGTTGTCTTCGTTTTCTACTTCTTCGCTGAATAAAAAATCGAAGCGTGTCATTCATGTGCCCTGGTGTTCGAACCTGGCAGACGTCTACACCCGGTTTCAGGCAGAAGAGTGTAACTTTGCCTCGGTCGTTGACGAATACGGAGAGACGATCGGCATTGTCGCTTTTGATGATATCATCGATACCATTTTGTCTCCGGAACCGAGTCGGGCCAGGCGCATTTTACGCCGCGACCCGGTGCGTGAGGTCGAGTCGGGTGTGTACCATGTCGAGGGGATCACGACCCTGCGTTACCTCTGTCGCAAGCTGCAGCAGGAATATGAAATTGCCGATGACGGTCTGCTGACCGTAGCTGGCATGTTCCACGAAAAACTGGAACGCATTCCTGAAGTGGGCGATGTCTGCGACTGGCAAGGATATCAGCTGGAAGTAATCGAAGTCCGCAAGCTGGGGCACCTGGTGGCGGAACTCAAGCCTCAACCACCTGGTGATTCTGAAGAGGAAGAAGACTGA